A window from Drosophila subobscura isolate 14011-0131.10 chromosome O, UCBerk_Dsub_1.0, whole genome shotgun sequence encodes these proteins:
- the LOC117898380 gene encoding chloride channel protein 2 isoform X3 — translation MGHHQHQHRGEQSPMVEGDMEEGLGYTHTLMYGRYTKDLGEFAKDEARKLKLLEKRRKQEDKQRNKELLGTQSTRVKHISSWIWRHTVARLGEDWVFLALLGIIMALLSFIMDKGISICTNARIWLYRDLTSHPFVQYISWVSLPVCLILFSAGFVHLIAPQSIGSGIPEMKTILRGVQLKEYLTFKTLVAKVIGLTATLGSGMPLGKEGPFVHIASIVAQLLSKLVTSFQGIYENESRNSEMLAAACAVGVGACFAAPVGGVLFSIEVTTTYFAVRNYWRGFFAAVCGATVFRLLAVWFQNADTVRALFLTNFTTEFPFDPQELFVFALIGLVCGLGGASYVWVHRRYVLFMRSNKRMNKFLQKNRFLYPGFLALLVSSISFPLGTGQFLGGELSTHEQVTQLFSNFTWSRDDLTVEQAAVVTHWMTSYTSVFGNLVIYTLFTFIFSIVASTIPVPSGMFIPVFKIGAGFGRLVGEFMAVTFPHGVRYGGRLSPIMPGGYAVVGAAAFSGSVTHTVSVAVIIFEMTGQITHVVPVMIAVLVANAVAALLQPSIYDSIILIKKLPYLPDLLPSSSGMYSIFVEDFMVRDVKYIWHGISYQKLKEVLKTNKTLRSLPLVDSPDNMILLGSVQRYELIKMIEKHIGREKRMEVAQKWQKEAEERALEEEKKKQEVELRMRRPSRFEVLPAPDILSLRQIANDEMLPPKKRAETMHSSLTPRKSILKKTNSFNLKTYAPAGLHHSPSITPYTTITGNSEFRIRSAFEAIFKKSTTLQDVQPDAETGSLSLSPAASNNEVEAQQRTATPSTPGVSKKVQLQAQNNWNFVTDQIMLQVNPISTDVSAAQTANNMPAEKDTNEMLVENGDNGDTFSSSRTLCKEVLGDQGNIKHNSNKVADSDARMPFVVQLSAEKDMPSVNSKETKKKATRIRFYDENTNQYNDTETIRPNTGAETNKTSQKTKSVQLPRERVIDMSPEDQKKWELEEMLKAIDLQKANVHIDPSPFQLVERTSILKVHSLFSMVGINHAYVTKIGRLVGVVGLKELRKAIEDINSNSFVVSTRDEEVTEAETKTAVEKPLLPLNASDKAVDMTVTSMDSALSNSENCSDIEMEHIKHMELKRPSVTLTHETSAPKDTNATEKSNHQA, via the exons ATGggtcatcatcagcatcagcatcgtgGTGAACAGAGCCCCATGGTCGAAGGAGATATGGAAGAGGGTCTTGGCTACACCCACACGCTG ATGTATGGCCGTTATACCAAAGATCTAGGAGAATTTGCTAAGGATGAAGCCAGGAAGCTCAAGTTACTCGAAAAGCGACGAAAGCAGGAAGACAAACAGCGGAATAAG GAACTGCTGGGAACACAATCGACAAGAGTGAAACATATATCGTCATGGATCTGGAGGCATACGGTGGCACGACTGGGCGAGGACTGGGTCTTCTTAGCGCTACTGGGTATCATCATGGCCCTGCTCTCATTTATCATGGACAAAGGCATATCTATATGTACAAACG CGCGTATCTGGCTCTATCGCGATCTGACGTCACATCCATTCGTGCAATATATATCTTGGGTTTCATTGCCGGTCTGTTTGATATTGTTTTCTGCCGGCTTTGTGCACCTCATCGCTCCGCAAAGTATAG GTTCCGGTATACCTGAAATGAAGACCATACTGCGTGGCGTTCAATTGAAAGAGTATCTCACATTTAAGACATTAGTGGCCAAGGTAATTGGTTTAACGGCAACTCTGGGCAGCGGTATGCCATTAGGAAAGGAA GGCCCTTTCGTACATATAGCAAGTATTGTAGCACAATTATTAAGTAAACTTGTCACATCATTCCAAGGCATCTATGAGAATGAGTCGAGAAACTCTGAAATGCTAGCGGCTGCATGTGCCGTCGGTGTGGGTGCATGCTTTGCGGCACCCGTTGGCG GTGTCCTCTTTAGCATTGAGGTTACCACCACGTACTTTGCAGTGCGCAACTATTGGCGTGGCTTCTTTGCTGCCGTGTGTGGTGCCACGGTTTTCCGACTGCTGGCGGTGTGGTTCCAAAATGCCGACACTGTGCGGGCACTGTTCTTGACCAACTTCACCACCGAATTCCCCTTCGATCCCCAGGAGTTGTTTGTCTTCGCCTTGATTGG TCTGGTGTGCGGCTTGGGTGGCGCATCCTACGTCTGGGTCCATCGACGCTATGTCCTCTTTATGCGCTCGAATAAGCGCATGAACAAGTTCCTGCAGAAAAA TCGGTTCCTGTACCCTGGATTCCTGGCATTGCTGGTTTCCAGCATATCGTTTCCCCTGGGCACCGGCCAGTTTCTGGGTGGAGAGCTCAGTACCCACGAGCAGGTCACCCAACTGTTCAGCAATTTCACTTGGTCCCGCGATGATCTGACTGTGGAACAGGCGGCAGTTGTCACCCACTGGATGACCAGCTACACCAGTGTGTTTGGCAATCTCGTCATTTATACCCTTTTCACG TTTATCTTCTCGATTGTGGCCTCCACGATACCGGTTCCGTCGGGCATGTTTATTCCGGTTTTCAAGATCGGAGCGGGCTTTGGTCGTCTGGTGGGGGAGTTTATGGCGGTGACATTTCCCCACGGAGTACGCTACGGCGGACGTCTGTCCCCAATTATGCCCGGGGGATACGCCGTTGTGggggccgctgccttctctgGCTCCGTGACCCATACGGTGTCTGTGGCGGTGATTATATTCGAGATGACTGGCCAGATCACCCATGTGGTGCCTGTGATGATTGCCGTACTGGTGGCCAACGCAGTGGCAGCACTGCTCCAACCCTCCATATACGACAGTATTATATTGATTAAGAAGCTTCCGTACCTTCCCGATCTTCTGCCCTCGAGCTCCGGCATGTACAGCATATTTGTGGAGGACTTCATGGTGCGGGACGTGAAGTATATCTGGCACGGCATCTCCTACCAGAAGCTCAAAGAAGTCCTCAAGACCAACAAGACCCTGAGGTCGCTGCCATTGGTCGACAGTCCCGACAACATGATCCTGCTGGGGTCCGTGCAACGCTACGAGCTGATCAAAATGATTGAGAAGCATATTGGCAGAGAGAAGCGCATGGAGGTGGCACAAAAATGGCAGAAGGAGGCCGAGGAGCGGGCCCTGGAggaggaaaagaagaagcaagaGGTTGAGCTTCGAATGCGCCGTCCCTCGCGATTTGAAGTTCTCCCAGCTCCGGATATCCTAAGCTTGCGACAGATTGCCAACGATGAAATGCTTCCGCCCAAGAAACGTGCCGAAACTATGCACAGTTCGCTCACGCCCAGGAAATCCATCCTGAAGAAGACAAACTCCTTTAATCTCAAGACCTATGCCCCCGCTGGCCTGCACCACAGTCCGAGCATCACGCCGTACACCACGATAACCGGCAACTCCGAGTTCCGCATCCGTTCCGCATTCGAGGCCATCTTCAAGAAGTCCACCACGCTCCAAGATGTCCAGCCCGACGCCGAAacgggctctctctctctctccccggCTGCCAGCAACAACGAGGTCGAAGCACAGCAGCGAACTGCGACGCCCAGCACGCCTGGTGTATCCAAAAAGGTTCAGCTG CAAGCACAAAATAATTGGAATTTCGTGACAGATCAAATTATGCTG CAAGTAAATCCCATCTCTACGGATGTCTCTGCGGCACAAACGGCAAACAATATG CCGGCTGAGAAGGACACCAACGAAATGTTGGTCGAAAATGGGGATAATGGGGATACATTTAGCTCGAGTCGAACTCTTTGCAAAGAAGTTCTTGGCGATCAGGGCAACATTAAACACAACTCAAATAAAGTTGCGGATTCGGATGCCAGAATGCCGTTTGTAGTGCAGCTCTCTGCGGAGAAGGATATGCCGAGTGTGAATAGCAAAGAAACCaagaaaaaggcaacaagGATTCGATTTTATGATGAAAATACGAACCAATATAATGACACCGAAACGATAAGACCTAACACAGGGGCTGAG acaaacaaGACCAGTCAAAAGACGAAGTCCGTGCAACTG CCAAGAGAGCGCGTTATTGACATGTCCCCCGAGGATCAGAAGAAATGGGAGCTCGAGGAAATGCTGAAGGCCATCGATTTGCAGAAGGCAAATGTGCACATAGACCCATCACCGTTTCAACTTGTGGAACGCACCTCAATACTTAAGGTTCATTCATTATTCTCGATGGTGGGCATCAATCACGCATACGTCACAAAGATCGGAAGACTTGTGGGTGTTGTGGGACTTAAAGAG CTGCGAAAGGCCATTGAAGACATCAATAGCaatagttttgttgtttccacACGCGACGAAGAGGTAACCGAAGCCGAGACCAAGACTGCAGTGGAGAAGCCATTGCTGCCGTTGAATGCCAGTGACAAGGCTGTGGACATGACAGTAACGTCAATGGACTCGGCCTTGTCGAACTCTGAGAACTGTTCCGACATCGAAATGGAACACATAAAGCATATGGAACTAAAGCGGCCATCGGTGACTCTCACACATGAGACATCCGCACCGAAGGACACAAATGCCACTGAAAAAAGCAATCATCAAGCTTGA
- the LOC117898380 gene encoding chloride channel protein 2 isoform X1, whose protein sequence is MVYFGDRQRDRNRDRSNQQKVERIIHDEEFGEENVELVDSEWADFEKFICQLRKRRTSNMSMEEELRHVQRHPKIKSQAFYPCPPSAEHTRDSDSSDDDDPIGYIDTLMYGRYTKDLGEFAKDEARKLKLLEKRRKQEDKQRNKELLGTQSTRVKHISSWIWRHTVARLGEDWVFLALLGIIMALLSFIMDKGISICTNARIWLYRDLTSHPFVQYISWVSLPVCLILFSAGFVHLIAPQSIGSGIPEMKTILRGVQLKEYLTFKTLVAKVIGLTATLGSGMPLGKEGPFVHIASIVAQLLSKLVTSFQGIYENESRNSEMLAAACAVGVGACFAAPVGGVLFSIEVTTTYFAVRNYWRGFFAAVCGATVFRLLAVWFQNADTVRALFLTNFTTEFPFDPQELFVFALIGLVCGLGGASYVWVHRRYVLFMRSNKRMNKFLQKNRFLYPGFLALLVSSISFPLGTGQFLGGELSTHEQVTQLFSNFTWSRDDLTVEQAAVVTHWMTSYTSVFGNLVIYTLFTFIFSIVASTIPVPSGMFIPVFKIGAGFGRLVGEFMAVTFPHGVRYGGRLSPIMPGGYAVVGAAAFSGSVTHTVSVAVIIFEMTGQITHVVPVMIAVLVANAVAALLQPSIYDSIILIKKLPYLPDLLPSSSGMYSIFVEDFMVRDVKYIWHGISYQKLKEVLKTNKTLRSLPLVDSPDNMILLGSVQRYELIKMIEKHIGREKRMEVAQKWQKEAEERALEEEKKKQEVELRMRRPSRFEVLPAPDILSLRQIANDEMLPPKKRAETMHSSLTPRKSILKKTNSFNLKTYAPAGLHHSPSITPYTTITGNSEFRIRSAFEAIFKKSTTLQDVQPDAETGSLSLSPAASNNEVEAQQRTATPSTPGVSKKVQLQAQNNWNFVTDQIMLQVNPISTDVSAAQTANNMPAEKDTNEMLVENGDNGDTFSSSRTLCKEVLGDQGNIKHNSNKVADSDARMPFVVQLSAEKDMPSVNSKETKKKATRIRFYDENTNQYNDTETIRPNTGAETNKTSQKTKSVQLPRERVIDMSPEDQKKWELEEMLKAIDLQKANVHIDPSPFQLVERTSILKVHSLFSMVGINHAYVTKIGRLVGVVGLKELRKAIEDINSNSFVVSTRDEEVTEAETKTAVEKPLLPLNASDKAVDMTVTSMDSALSNSENCSDIEMEHIKHMELKRPSVTLTHETSAPKDTNATEKSNHQA, encoded by the exons ATGGTTTATTTTGGCGATCGACAACGCGATCGTAATCGCGATCGCAGTAATCAACAGAAAGTCGAGCGAATTATTCACGATGAAGAGTTTGGCGAAGAGAATGTCGAGCTGGTCGACTCTGAGTGGGCGGACTTTGAGAAGTTCATTTGCCAGTTACGCAAGCGGCGCACCAGTAATATGTCCATGGAGGAGGAACTGCGTCATGTACAGCGTCATCCGAAGATCAAGTCGCAGGCATTTTATCCCTGCCCACCGTCAGCAGAGCACACAAGGGACTCGGATTCATCAGACGATGATGATCCCATTGGATACATCGACACACTt ATGTATGGCCGTTATACCAAAGATCTAGGAGAATTTGCTAAGGATGAAGCCAGGAAGCTCAAGTTACTCGAAAAGCGACGAAAGCAGGAAGACAAACAGCGGAATAAG GAACTGCTGGGAACACAATCGACAAGAGTGAAACATATATCGTCATGGATCTGGAGGCATACGGTGGCACGACTGGGCGAGGACTGGGTCTTCTTAGCGCTACTGGGTATCATCATGGCCCTGCTCTCATTTATCATGGACAAAGGCATATCTATATGTACAAACG CGCGTATCTGGCTCTATCGCGATCTGACGTCACATCCATTCGTGCAATATATATCTTGGGTTTCATTGCCGGTCTGTTTGATATTGTTTTCTGCCGGCTTTGTGCACCTCATCGCTCCGCAAAGTATAG GTTCCGGTATACCTGAAATGAAGACCATACTGCGTGGCGTTCAATTGAAAGAGTATCTCACATTTAAGACATTAGTGGCCAAGGTAATTGGTTTAACGGCAACTCTGGGCAGCGGTATGCCATTAGGAAAGGAA GGCCCTTTCGTACATATAGCAAGTATTGTAGCACAATTATTAAGTAAACTTGTCACATCATTCCAAGGCATCTATGAGAATGAGTCGAGAAACTCTGAAATGCTAGCGGCTGCATGTGCCGTCGGTGTGGGTGCATGCTTTGCGGCACCCGTTGGCG GTGTCCTCTTTAGCATTGAGGTTACCACCACGTACTTTGCAGTGCGCAACTATTGGCGTGGCTTCTTTGCTGCCGTGTGTGGTGCCACGGTTTTCCGACTGCTGGCGGTGTGGTTCCAAAATGCCGACACTGTGCGGGCACTGTTCTTGACCAACTTCACCACCGAATTCCCCTTCGATCCCCAGGAGTTGTTTGTCTTCGCCTTGATTGG TCTGGTGTGCGGCTTGGGTGGCGCATCCTACGTCTGGGTCCATCGACGCTATGTCCTCTTTATGCGCTCGAATAAGCGCATGAACAAGTTCCTGCAGAAAAA TCGGTTCCTGTACCCTGGATTCCTGGCATTGCTGGTTTCCAGCATATCGTTTCCCCTGGGCACCGGCCAGTTTCTGGGTGGAGAGCTCAGTACCCACGAGCAGGTCACCCAACTGTTCAGCAATTTCACTTGGTCCCGCGATGATCTGACTGTGGAACAGGCGGCAGTTGTCACCCACTGGATGACCAGCTACACCAGTGTGTTTGGCAATCTCGTCATTTATACCCTTTTCACG TTTATCTTCTCGATTGTGGCCTCCACGATACCGGTTCCGTCGGGCATGTTTATTCCGGTTTTCAAGATCGGAGCGGGCTTTGGTCGTCTGGTGGGGGAGTTTATGGCGGTGACATTTCCCCACGGAGTACGCTACGGCGGACGTCTGTCCCCAATTATGCCCGGGGGATACGCCGTTGTGggggccgctgccttctctgGCTCCGTGACCCATACGGTGTCTGTGGCGGTGATTATATTCGAGATGACTGGCCAGATCACCCATGTGGTGCCTGTGATGATTGCCGTACTGGTGGCCAACGCAGTGGCAGCACTGCTCCAACCCTCCATATACGACAGTATTATATTGATTAAGAAGCTTCCGTACCTTCCCGATCTTCTGCCCTCGAGCTCCGGCATGTACAGCATATTTGTGGAGGACTTCATGGTGCGGGACGTGAAGTATATCTGGCACGGCATCTCCTACCAGAAGCTCAAAGAAGTCCTCAAGACCAACAAGACCCTGAGGTCGCTGCCATTGGTCGACAGTCCCGACAACATGATCCTGCTGGGGTCCGTGCAACGCTACGAGCTGATCAAAATGATTGAGAAGCATATTGGCAGAGAGAAGCGCATGGAGGTGGCACAAAAATGGCAGAAGGAGGCCGAGGAGCGGGCCCTGGAggaggaaaagaagaagcaagaGGTTGAGCTTCGAATGCGCCGTCCCTCGCGATTTGAAGTTCTCCCAGCTCCGGATATCCTAAGCTTGCGACAGATTGCCAACGATGAAATGCTTCCGCCCAAGAAACGTGCCGAAACTATGCACAGTTCGCTCACGCCCAGGAAATCCATCCTGAAGAAGACAAACTCCTTTAATCTCAAGACCTATGCCCCCGCTGGCCTGCACCACAGTCCGAGCATCACGCCGTACACCACGATAACCGGCAACTCCGAGTTCCGCATCCGTTCCGCATTCGAGGCCATCTTCAAGAAGTCCACCACGCTCCAAGATGTCCAGCCCGACGCCGAAacgggctctctctctctctccccggCTGCCAGCAACAACGAGGTCGAAGCACAGCAGCGAACTGCGACGCCCAGCACGCCTGGTGTATCCAAAAAGGTTCAGCTG CAAGCACAAAATAATTGGAATTTCGTGACAGATCAAATTATGCTG CAAGTAAATCCCATCTCTACGGATGTCTCTGCGGCACAAACGGCAAACAATATG CCGGCTGAGAAGGACACCAACGAAATGTTGGTCGAAAATGGGGATAATGGGGATACATTTAGCTCGAGTCGAACTCTTTGCAAAGAAGTTCTTGGCGATCAGGGCAACATTAAACACAACTCAAATAAAGTTGCGGATTCGGATGCCAGAATGCCGTTTGTAGTGCAGCTCTCTGCGGAGAAGGATATGCCGAGTGTGAATAGCAAAGAAACCaagaaaaaggcaacaagGATTCGATTTTATGATGAAAATACGAACCAATATAATGACACCGAAACGATAAGACCTAACACAGGGGCTGAG acaaacaaGACCAGTCAAAAGACGAAGTCCGTGCAACTG CCAAGAGAGCGCGTTATTGACATGTCCCCCGAGGATCAGAAGAAATGGGAGCTCGAGGAAATGCTGAAGGCCATCGATTTGCAGAAGGCAAATGTGCACATAGACCCATCACCGTTTCAACTTGTGGAACGCACCTCAATACTTAAGGTTCATTCATTATTCTCGATGGTGGGCATCAATCACGCATACGTCACAAAGATCGGAAGACTTGTGGGTGTTGTGGGACTTAAAGAG CTGCGAAAGGCCATTGAAGACATCAATAGCaatagttttgttgtttccacACGCGACGAAGAGGTAACCGAAGCCGAGACCAAGACTGCAGTGGAGAAGCCATTGCTGCCGTTGAATGCCAGTGACAAGGCTGTGGACATGACAGTAACGTCAATGGACTCGGCCTTGTCGAACTCTGAGAACTGTTCCGACATCGAAATGGAACACATAAAGCATATGGAACTAAAGCGGCCATCGGTGACTCTCACACATGAGACATCCGCACCGAAGGACACAAATGCCACTGAAAAAAGCAATCATCAAGCTTGA
- the LOC117898380 gene encoding chloride channel protein 2 isoform X5, with product MVYFGDRQRDRNRDRSNQQKVERIIHDEEFGEENVELVDSEWADFEKFICQLRKRRTSNMSMEEELRHVQRHPKIKSQAFYPCPPSAEHTRDSDSSDDDDPIGYIDTLMYGRYTKDLGEFAKDEARKLKLLEKRRKQEDKQRNKELLGTQSTRVKHISSWIWRHTVARLGEDWVFLALLGIIMALLSFIMDKGISICTNARIWLYRDLTSHPFVQYISWVSLPVCLILFSAGFVHLIAPQSIGSGIPEMKTILRGVQLKEYLTFKTLVAKVIGLTATLGSGMPLGKEGPFVHIASIVAQLLSKLVTSFQGIYENESRNSEMLAAACAVGVGACFAAPVGGVLFSIEVTTTYFAVRNYWRGFFAAVCGATVFRLLAVWFQNADTVRALFLTNFTTEFPFDPQELFVFALIGLVCGLGGASYVWVHRRYVLFMRSNKRMNKFLQKNRFLYPGFLALLVSSISFPLGTGQFLGGELSTHEQVTQLFSNFTWSRDDLTVEQAAVVTHWMTSYTSVFGNLVIYTLFTFIFSIVASTIPVPSGMFIPVFKIGAGFGRLVGEFMAVTFPHGVRYGGRLSPIMPGGYAVVGAAAFSGSVTHTVSVAVIIFEMTGQITHVVPVMIAVLVANAVAALLQPSIYDSIILIKKLPYLPDLLPSSSGMYSIFVEDFMVRDVKYIWHGISYQKLKEVLKTNKTLRSLPLVDSPDNMILLGSVQRYELIKMIEKHIGREKRMEVAQKWQKEAEERALEEEKKKQEVELRMRRPSRFEVLPAPDILSLRQIANDEMLPPKKRAETMHSSLTPRKSILKKTNSFNLKTYAPAGLHHSPSITPYTTITGNSEFRIRSAFEAIFKKSTTLQDVQPDAETGSLSLSPAASNNEVEAQQRTATPSTPGVSKKVQLTSQKTKSVQLPRERVIDMSPEDQKKWELEEMLKAIDLQKANVHIDPSPFQLVERTSILKVHSLFSMVGINHAYVTKIGRLVGVVGLKELRKAIEDINSNSFVVSTRDEEVTEAETKTAVEKPLLPLNASDKAVDMTVTSMDSALSNSENCSDIEMEHIKHMELKRPSVTLTHETSAPKDTNATEKSNHQA from the exons ATGGTTTATTTTGGCGATCGACAACGCGATCGTAATCGCGATCGCAGTAATCAACAGAAAGTCGAGCGAATTATTCACGATGAAGAGTTTGGCGAAGAGAATGTCGAGCTGGTCGACTCTGAGTGGGCGGACTTTGAGAAGTTCATTTGCCAGTTACGCAAGCGGCGCACCAGTAATATGTCCATGGAGGAGGAACTGCGTCATGTACAGCGTCATCCGAAGATCAAGTCGCAGGCATTTTATCCCTGCCCACCGTCAGCAGAGCACACAAGGGACTCGGATTCATCAGACGATGATGATCCCATTGGATACATCGACACACTt ATGTATGGCCGTTATACCAAAGATCTAGGAGAATTTGCTAAGGATGAAGCCAGGAAGCTCAAGTTACTCGAAAAGCGACGAAAGCAGGAAGACAAACAGCGGAATAAG GAACTGCTGGGAACACAATCGACAAGAGTGAAACATATATCGTCATGGATCTGGAGGCATACGGTGGCACGACTGGGCGAGGACTGGGTCTTCTTAGCGCTACTGGGTATCATCATGGCCCTGCTCTCATTTATCATGGACAAAGGCATATCTATATGTACAAACG CGCGTATCTGGCTCTATCGCGATCTGACGTCACATCCATTCGTGCAATATATATCTTGGGTTTCATTGCCGGTCTGTTTGATATTGTTTTCTGCCGGCTTTGTGCACCTCATCGCTCCGCAAAGTATAG GTTCCGGTATACCTGAAATGAAGACCATACTGCGTGGCGTTCAATTGAAAGAGTATCTCACATTTAAGACATTAGTGGCCAAGGTAATTGGTTTAACGGCAACTCTGGGCAGCGGTATGCCATTAGGAAAGGAA GGCCCTTTCGTACATATAGCAAGTATTGTAGCACAATTATTAAGTAAACTTGTCACATCATTCCAAGGCATCTATGAGAATGAGTCGAGAAACTCTGAAATGCTAGCGGCTGCATGTGCCGTCGGTGTGGGTGCATGCTTTGCGGCACCCGTTGGCG GTGTCCTCTTTAGCATTGAGGTTACCACCACGTACTTTGCAGTGCGCAACTATTGGCGTGGCTTCTTTGCTGCCGTGTGTGGTGCCACGGTTTTCCGACTGCTGGCGGTGTGGTTCCAAAATGCCGACACTGTGCGGGCACTGTTCTTGACCAACTTCACCACCGAATTCCCCTTCGATCCCCAGGAGTTGTTTGTCTTCGCCTTGATTGG TCTGGTGTGCGGCTTGGGTGGCGCATCCTACGTCTGGGTCCATCGACGCTATGTCCTCTTTATGCGCTCGAATAAGCGCATGAACAAGTTCCTGCAGAAAAA TCGGTTCCTGTACCCTGGATTCCTGGCATTGCTGGTTTCCAGCATATCGTTTCCCCTGGGCACCGGCCAGTTTCTGGGTGGAGAGCTCAGTACCCACGAGCAGGTCACCCAACTGTTCAGCAATTTCACTTGGTCCCGCGATGATCTGACTGTGGAACAGGCGGCAGTTGTCACCCACTGGATGACCAGCTACACCAGTGTGTTTGGCAATCTCGTCATTTATACCCTTTTCACG TTTATCTTCTCGATTGTGGCCTCCACGATACCGGTTCCGTCGGGCATGTTTATTCCGGTTTTCAAGATCGGAGCGGGCTTTGGTCGTCTGGTGGGGGAGTTTATGGCGGTGACATTTCCCCACGGAGTACGCTACGGCGGACGTCTGTCCCCAATTATGCCCGGGGGATACGCCGTTGTGggggccgctgccttctctgGCTCCGTGACCCATACGGTGTCTGTGGCGGTGATTATATTCGAGATGACTGGCCAGATCACCCATGTGGTGCCTGTGATGATTGCCGTACTGGTGGCCAACGCAGTGGCAGCACTGCTCCAACCCTCCATATACGACAGTATTATATTGATTAAGAAGCTTCCGTACCTTCCCGATCTTCTGCCCTCGAGCTCCGGCATGTACAGCATATTTGTGGAGGACTTCATGGTGCGGGACGTGAAGTATATCTGGCACGGCATCTCCTACCAGAAGCTCAAAGAAGTCCTCAAGACCAACAAGACCCTGAGGTCGCTGCCATTGGTCGACAGTCCCGACAACATGATCCTGCTGGGGTCCGTGCAACGCTACGAGCTGATCAAAATGATTGAGAAGCATATTGGCAGAGAGAAGCGCATGGAGGTGGCACAAAAATGGCAGAAGGAGGCCGAGGAGCGGGCCCTGGAggaggaaaagaagaagcaagaGGTTGAGCTTCGAATGCGCCGTCCCTCGCGATTTGAAGTTCTCCCAGCTCCGGATATCCTAAGCTTGCGACAGATTGCCAACGATGAAATGCTTCCGCCCAAGAAACGTGCCGAAACTATGCACAGTTCGCTCACGCCCAGGAAATCCATCCTGAAGAAGACAAACTCCTTTAATCTCAAGACCTATGCCCCCGCTGGCCTGCACCACAGTCCGAGCATCACGCCGTACACCACGATAACCGGCAACTCCGAGTTCCGCATCCGTTCCGCATTCGAGGCCATCTTCAAGAAGTCCACCACGCTCCAAGATGTCCAGCCCGACGCCGAAacgggctctctctctctctccccggCTGCCAGCAACAACGAGGTCGAAGCACAGCAGCGAACTGCGACGCCCAGCACGCCTGGTGTATCCAAAAAGGTTCAGCTG ACCAGTCAAAAGACGAAGTCCGTGCAACTG CCAAGAGAGCGCGTTATTGACATGTCCCCCGAGGATCAGAAGAAATGGGAGCTCGAGGAAATGCTGAAGGCCATCGATTTGCAGAAGGCAAATGTGCACATAGACCCATCACCGTTTCAACTTGTGGAACGCACCTCAATACTTAAGGTTCATTCATTATTCTCGATGGTGGGCATCAATCACGCATACGTCACAAAGATCGGAAGACTTGTGGGTGTTGTGGGACTTAAAGAG CTGCGAAAGGCCATTGAAGACATCAATAGCaatagttttgttgtttccacACGCGACGAAGAGGTAACCGAAGCCGAGACCAAGACTGCAGTGGAGAAGCCATTGCTGCCGTTGAATGCCAGTGACAAGGCTGTGGACATGACAGTAACGTCAATGGACTCGGCCTTGTCGAACTCTGAGAACTGTTCCGACATCGAAATGGAACACATAAAGCATATGGAACTAAAGCGGCCATCGGTGACTCTCACACATGAGACATCCGCACCGAAGGACACAAATGCCACTGAAAAAAGCAATCATCAAGCTTGA